The DNA sequence GGAAGGACATCTATATTATTTGAAATAATGGCTGATACCAACTGCTGAACATCGCACACATCAATAATTCCATCTTTATTTATATCCATATTTTTTTGGTACAAAGGATAAAAACCCCCCATCATTACCCCGAGAACCAGTAATAAAGTTAAACAATTTTTTAATATATTCTTTCTCATAAATTTCCTTTTTATTATCATACTATATATATTTTAAAAAAACAAGTTTTTTTGGATAAAAAAATTATGAAATTGAAATTCAAAACAATTATAATTTATATCTCTTAAATGTAACCAACTTAAACTTTGTAGAAAGGTGGACTCATGTCATTTTGGACTTTCGTAGGTGAAATTTTTAGAGCCAATAAAACAACAGGGGCATTAGCACCCAGTAGTCCCGCATTGGCTGATTGTATAACAGACTTAGCACCCTTAAAAGATGCAAAAGTAATTGTTGAGTTTGGTCCCGGAACAGGAGTTTTTACTGAATATATTCAAAAGAAAAAACAGCCCGATGCCTATTTTCTCGCAATGGAAATTAATCCTGTATTTGCTAAGGCTACCAAAGAAAGATGTCCCGAGGTTAATGTTATTCAGGATTCTGCTGAAAATACATTGAAATACTTAAAACAGGCTGGATACGATTCCTGTGATGTGATTATATCTGGATTACCCTGGACAAGATTTGAAGATGAATTGCAGGACAAATTATTGAATGCTACATACGAATGTTTACGGGAAAAAGGGAAGTTTTTAACTTTTGCTTATTTTTTTAGTCCATGGGTTCCTTCTGGAAAAAAATTCTTACATTACAAACTTCCTCAAAAATTCAATAACAAATATTCACGGTCTCCCATCATATTAAAAAACTTTCCACCATGTTATGTCTATATTTGTGAAAAATAACAAATAAAGAAAGTAAAAGACATGAGACAAAAAATAGAACCCATAAACTGTGCCATTATTGGCTGTGGGAATATATCGGAAATTTATATCGAAAATATTTTGCGATTTAGTAATTTAAAATTAGTAGCCTGTGCCGATATTGTAAAAGAAAAAGCCGAAGAAAAAGGAACAAAATATAATATTGAAGTAAGTGATGTTGAAAACATTTTTCAATCCAACGATATTCAATTAATTATTAATTTAACTAACCCATCCTCTCATTTTGATGTTTCATTACAATCATTAAAACAGGGTAAGCATATATATAGTGAAAAACCCCTCGCTCTTACATTTGAACAAGCCTCTTTACTTATAGAAACAGCCCAAAAAGAACACTTGCTCATTGGTTGCGCCCCAGATACTTTTTTAGGGGGAAGTTGGCAAACAGCAAGAAAAATTATTGATGATAATTGGATAGGAAAACCTCTTTCGTCAACCGCTTTTATGCTTTGTAGAGGTCATGAATCCTGGCATCCTTCTCCTGAATTTTACTACCAAAAAGGAGGCGGTCCTTTATTTGATATGGGACCGTATTATTTAACCTCACTTGTATTTTTATTAGGACCTGTAAAATCTGTTTTCGCTAAAGGAAAAATAAATTTTAACATACGAACAATTTCGAGCCAGCCATTATATGGTCAAAAAATACATGTAGAAGTTCCCACAGATATACACGCCATTCTATCTTTTGAGAATGGTGTTATCTGCTCACTTATAATGAGTTTTGATACCTGGTCTCACCATTTACCCTTTATAGAAATACATGGTGAAACAGGTTCGTTATCTCTACCTGACCCAAACCAATTTGGTGGAAAAATACTTTTTTATAATCAGTTCAAAAAAGAATGGTCAGAATTCCCAACCTGTTTTGATTATTTCACAAATATGAGAGGATTGGGCATTTGTAATATGGCTCATGCTATACAAACGAATTCCTATTATTGTGCAACAGGTGAATTAGCCTTGCATATTGTGGAGATTATGGAAGGGATACATAAATCCGTTGAGGAACAAAAGATTATTTCATTAACAACTTCTCCATCCCGTCCTGATTTATTACCATTTGAATACTTAAATCACATACCCTAAAAAAAGATATAAAAAATTCCTCTTGGTATACTTCCATCTAATTATTACTCTTTGTCCGAATCATTTTAAAAATACTATTCAAATATATTATTATAAGAATAATATTACAAATTATTTATTAATTGTTGGAATAGTAACAAATGGCATACAAAGAACATGTAAAAATATTAGAAGCCGGTGTTCGAGTTTGGAATCAATGGAGAGCATCAGACCCAGCTATTTCTCCTGATTTAAGTGGATTACATTTTACTAAGAGAAACCTCTCCGGCATAAATTTTAGAATGTGTGATTTGCGACAGTGTATTTTTAATGAAACAGATTTAAGACAAGCCCATTTCCAAAAAGCATATTTACACTCCGCATCTTTTATAAAATCTGATATAAGAGATACTAATTTTTCACAAGCAGATTTAACTATGGTAAAGTTTGTAGACACTGTATTAGATGGCTGTATTTTTTCAAATGCTGTTCTTAATGAAGTAGATTTTTCTAATCGAATAATGAAACAATTCGACTTTTCTGGGGCAAATCTGTACAGAGCTCTATTTAAAAGTTGCGACCTAACAAAAAGCACATTCAGGCAAGCCTATTTAGGTGAAGCAGATTTCTTTATGGCAAATCTTTCACAAGTAGATTTAAGAGGTGCTAATTTAAGTGGGGCAAATTTGTCCAATGCTTTTTTGAAAGATACCTTACTTGAAGGTGCTATCATAACAAACACCAATTTTAACGGTGCTTTTTTGTCTCCCCGTCAAAAACTTTCTCTCTGGTTCCCTATTTTTCCCATTAAATAAGGTCTTACTTTTTTTGCTCTCTGAAACTATTTACACATTTTTCTTGTCATATTAATCAGAATTTTTAAATTCTTTTAATAAAGGAGAGCGTATGAGCAGACCATTTTTTTACCTTACATCCCTTGTTATCGTATTTTTTATTTCATTATCAGGCTGTGAAAAAATTGAAAAAACATCTCCCCCACTTCTTGAAAAATTGATTCCCCCCGAAGGGAAATATGATGTTACTATATACCGTGACGAATGGGGTGTCCCACATATATACGGGAAAAGAGATATTGATGTTGCCTATGGATTGGCTTATGCCCAATGTGAAGATGACTTCAAAACAGTTCAGGAAGGGCAGATTTTAATTCGTGGAAAAAGCGGGATAATCAATGGATTTAATGGTTTTGTTTTTGACTATATGCTGGAATTTTTAAATGTATGGGATATTGTAAACAAACAATATGAAACGGATTTGTCTCCCGAAATAAGAGCCATTTGTGAGGCTTATGCAGAAGGGGTTAATCATTATGCGGGACTTCATCCAGACAAAGTTACCTGCTGGGATATATTTCCAGCCACAGGTAAGGACATTATAGCAGGGTTTGTTTTAAAAGCACCCCTCTTTTTTGGTTTGAACCGTTATATTGAGCCTCTTTTCAAATCCCGACAAAAGCCTCAAATTGAACGCCCTAAAATGTTAGGGAAAAATGATGAGACAATGATTATAAAAGAGATATTTGAAAATCTTCCATTAGGTTCTAATACATTTGCAGTAAGTCCCAAACGCACTGCAGATGGTTCTACCTTTTTAGACATAAACTCTCACCAACCATGGACAGGTCCCGTAGCATGGTATGAAGCTCGTCTTAAAAGTGAAGAAGGATGGAATATTACAGGAGGGGTTTTCCCTGGCGCCCCTGTGATTCTTCATGGACATAATCCGTATTTAGGTTGGGCACATACAGTTAATATGCCAGACCTTGTAGATGTTTACGAACTAACCATTAATCCGGATAATCCAGCACAGTATCGTTTCGACGGACAGTGGAAAGATTTTGAAAGGAAGGTCGTTTATATCCCGGTAAAAGTTTTTAATAAATATATTAT is a window from the Candidatus Hydrogenedens sp. genome containing:
- a CDS encoding pentapeptide repeat-containing protein, which produces MAYKEHVKILEAGVRVWNQWRASDPAISPDLSGLHFTKRNLSGINFRMCDLRQCIFNETDLRQAHFQKAYLHSASFIKSDIRDTNFSQADLTMVKFVDTVLDGCIFSNAVLNEVDFSNRIMKQFDFSGANLYRALFKSCDLTKSTFRQAYLGEADFFMANLSQVDLRGANLSGANLSNAFLKDTLLEGAIITNTNFNGAFLSPRQKLSLWFPIFPIK
- a CDS encoding acylase — protein: MSRPFFYLTSLVIVFFISLSGCEKIEKTSPPLLEKLIPPEGKYDVTIYRDEWGVPHIYGKRDIDVAYGLAYAQCEDDFKTVQEGQILIRGKSGIINGFNGFVFDYMLEFLNVWDIVNKQYETDLSPEIRAICEAYAEGVNHYAGLHPDKVTCWDIFPATGKDIIAGFVLKAPLFFGLNRYIEPLFKSRQKPQIERPKMLGKNDETMIIKEIFENLPLGSNTFAVSPKRTADGSTFLDINSHQPWTGPVAWYEARLKSEEGWNITGGVFPGAPVILHGHNPYLGWAHTVNMPDLVDVYELTINPDNPAQYRFDGQWKDFERKVVYIPVKVFNKYIIRIPREILFCVYGPAIRRPHGVYALRYAGYRNIKQVEQWYRMNKATNIQEFEEALKIQGIPSFNIGYADYQGNIWYIYNALLPIRSEKYDWKGYLPGDTSETLWTEYLPFEKLPQVKNPQSGFIQNCNSTPFQTTVGDDNPNPNNYSKTFGIEPVDHMTNRALRLIELLGGDNSITKEEFYEYKFDWTYSTNSIAKKYVLKLLNEFQPENDIEKQALELLKNWDLKADPDNLSAGIAILTLEPVVRAEMFNRPIPNLFTTFKEKIRLLHSIHGRVDVPWKEINRLVR
- a CDS encoding Gfo/Idh/MocA family oxidoreductase, with the translated sequence MRQKIEPINCAIIGCGNISEIYIENILRFSNLKLVACADIVKEKAEEKGTKYNIEVSDVENIFQSNDIQLIINLTNPSSHFDVSLQSLKQGKHIYSEKPLALTFEQASLLIETAQKEHLLIGCAPDTFLGGSWQTARKIIDDNWIGKPLSSTAFMLCRGHESWHPSPEFYYQKGGGPLFDMGPYYLTSLVFLLGPVKSVFAKGKINFNIRTISSQPLYGQKIHVEVPTDIHAILSFENGVICSLIMSFDTWSHHLPFIEIHGETGSLSLPDPNQFGGKILFYNQFKKEWSEFPTCFDYFTNMRGLGICNMAHAIQTNSYYCATGELALHIVEIMEGIHKSVEEQKIISLTTSPSRPDLLPFEYLNHIP
- a CDS encoding methyltransferase domain-containing protein translates to MSFWTFVGEIFRANKTTGALAPSSPALADCITDLAPLKDAKVIVEFGPGTGVFTEYIQKKKQPDAYFLAMEINPVFAKATKERCPEVNVIQDSAENTLKYLKQAGYDSCDVIISGLPWTRFEDELQDKLLNATYECLREKGKFLTFAYFFSPWVPSGKKFLHYKLPQKFNNKYSRSPIILKNFPPCYVYICEK